The genomic segment ACACACACAATTTTAATCTTAAAGATCACTAcccaaaaaattagggtttctgatttTGGGGGAATGTTACTTCTGGTGGGAGAACAAGGTTTCTCCCTCTCCTTCACGGCGAATTCACTTAGTTTAGGGAGGAATTCCTTAtctgatttttgtttttgcttcTTTGGTTTCCTTGCAGGTTTGTGTTGGCTCTGTGCGTAAAGGGAAAGCTTTTGCACCGCGAATGAAATGGAGGTTGCGCGAGAAGATGGATTCGCAATTAGGGTACCTGAATTGGGATTCTTGGTTTCTCTGTTTAGGTTTCTGCGTTGAACTCGCCGCTGTTGATGGAAGCCTGAGGTTGCGTGTGAGAAACGTCGTTGTTCACGATCTGAGTTCTTCTGCAGGTTTCTGGAGGTCAAAGCTTGTTGGAGATTGTGGCTATGGCGCATTCGCGACGGCTTTGCAGCGATTATGATGGTTACGCGTGTGACGGCAACTGGCAGTTCGTTAAGGCTTTGCGACATTGACGGTGTGGGTGGTGGCGACACAATTGCGGCGTAGTGTCAGAAGCGGTGGACGCTTCTCCATTGAAgggtaaaagagaaaaaaaaacgtggCACACGATGGCATCACACGTGggctcgccgtttgccacaacaaacaaaagttaacgtcgttcaattttaaggactaattataagagtttcaaaactaagaggactaaaatgaacaaaactttcgaatagggactaaacccaaaatcgttcGATAGTtaaggaactaaaaacatatttaaccctacttttattaattttacgcTATTTAAACGTATAATCTTTTTATTCGATTTGAAACCCCCATATGACTGTATATGATCTTACTATTAAAggattcttttatttttgtattagcAAAGGATTTAAAAACCACAATACCTACTGAAAAACATGTACTAATACATTTAATTATAGATTAGCATTTGACCATTTCAATGTCAATCATCaaataatagtatttttaatgGAGTTAGAGTTTTATTGCATATGTTTGAGATACAAAACTTCATTTAATTGTGattagtttatataatttaaattatcaatcAAGACATTCTTTTGTTAATGAGTTATAATACTCAGCAACACAAAAATATTCAAGCTAAAATACAATcttatatctattatttttcattcaaatcaaTCACCACAGCATTCAATCCATACTCATTCATTAACACATTGTTATCACtaatagatatataatatatttccaTTCATTACCATttcaatcaaatatttaaaattatatatatatatatatatatatatatatatatatattataaactctTAAAAAATTAGGACAACGGTTGGAAGAGACATTCTTGGTTGGTTGATCTTCTTAAAGGAGAAAGAATGGAGGTTAATTGTTCTTCTTAAAGCCTTGAATGATATGATATGCACTCGAGTGTCATAATAACACTTGAATAAGGCAactttagatgaaataaaagtgaTTGAATCTCTTTATTGCTTGAACACTAAAACTCTTGAAGGAAAGATGATTAATTCCGACCAATCAAATGGAAACTTGAGCCACGATTCTCAATCTTTATGTTAAACATTACTTGTAGTTACTTGAATGATATTCTGGTTGActtaatcaaattaaacatagttaaataattttttaattttaagcatttattctaaaataaaatttaaaatatcccCCGAATTTAATcggaaataaaatcaataacatATAAGTATACAAACATACAAAACAACTACAACATTTAAGGTTATATAAACTTCTAAAACATGTAAGGgttatataaacttttaaaacattgattatataaacttatttttctcATGAGCACCAAACACATGTAATGTAAGATcctgaaaaaataataataattaagaaaataaataaatgagattaaatatatgttttaagtaaaagataaaagagttcaataattatttaattaaaagatattatatattgttagaTATTATGAGATATCTTTAAATATTGGTAGATATTAATAAGtcatgattaattattttaaagagatttatttaaaaaattattataaagatataattacttattattatttattttatttaaaagtttttctagaaaataaaaaatttggtgTATTAGAAGGTGgatttaagcctaactcaaccccacaaaaccgcttgtaggatgaggtttgcacccacttataaactatgaattggccttatctctagtcgatgtgggattTCCAACAAActcccttcacgccgaggtataaaCATCTCGTGCATGACGTagaaattaatgggtggtccaataGCGGTCCGACAACGGGTGAAAACAgaaatgcccacttagaactcacTAGGATAAGCTCTAACTTGACTCTGAAAATGATTGGTTATTTCGTTCTGATTTCAATTGTGACAGATTTTGTTATACATTTGTGTTGATTTAGATGGTGAGTGTTGGAttaatgaaaaatgaagattaaattagaaaagtaaaaaaatataaaaaaaggagagaaaaaaagaaaatatactaaaGTGTGGTGTTTACCAACGAATTtgactaataaatattttcattagtaATTATCaacctataaaaaaaaaattgcgtTAAAAAGGTGATAGAAATTGAGATATCAACAAATCGTTTTCGTTGTACATGCAAGGACGTTGTACCAGTTTTTGAAAATAcaagattaatatttttacgttaataactatataattttagaacaaattcaaaatatgtgAAATCAttcgataaaaaaaacatgaactTTTTCTAAATCAGGTTTAAAAtctattcatttatatatatatatatatatatatatatatatatatatatatatatatatatatatatatattgattttccACCAGTGATTAGGACAGAGGCACATGAATTTCTTTCTACACACGAATTATCTTTCTACATAGAGGGCGAGAGAGAAAATTGTCAAGGAGCGAAAAAGATTCACTATTAGAGTTTGAATGGAAGAGGAACATATACTAAGAAAGACAAAGAGATGATAATTATACAAAACATAGACCGAATCATTTATATACTAGGAGATCGAGAAGTACTTTAGTTTccttaaaaattagaaaaaaaaaactcaaaaaatatGAGTACTCTAACTAATTATAAACCACATAATTACTAATTGTGAAccataaattaacttttaaattaaactaatgtAGAAAATGAATTTCCGAACAAAAagaatgcagaaaaaaaatattgagatcaattcatatatgatataatcaatttaaaaagtgCTGTAAATAGTTTCAAACGTTAgaaaatatgttataatattatatatgatgaACTAATTTAAGCACTTTGAACAATCGACTTATgagttttctaaataattttttttgttagttctATACTTATTACTTTATAACTGGGAAACTATTTTGTAATTGGTTTTTAGTataatggattttttttatcaattaccCATTATAATAGCAGAATTTGTTACCACCTCATATATGTTATATAAGTTTTCCAAAAATTGCTATAAATTttcaatgttaattttttttggtactaatataaataaaatctctaaaataataaaataaacatataattaaaatttaaaatataatcaaagaGTAGGTGGATTTCCTTAGTAAACtaataaagatatatttaatttgagaTTATACAAGGAAGAAATTTGAGATGAAAGGATTCgtacaataaaagaaaaacaaataaacagtatttcaaattaaaatttattgcatAAATATTCAAGTAAAAATAAAGTCTGAAAATGATTGATCATTCAGTATAAAAAAACAAGCATAAATAACAGTGAAATTATGCGTATAATAAAATCTCAAACTTGTAGTACAAAGGTTATATTAAAAGTAGattcagaaaatataatatGTGACATGCATGATTAAATCAATAATGTATTAAAAGATTACTCCAACCTTTCCCCTAAATTGTTGAGATCTGACTAAAATATGTTACTGATGACAGATATTTTAAAGTTGAATCACTTTTATATGCACTTTATATAGGTAACAAATCCCTTAAAATAATGGATATTTTTCTCAAAAGCAAGGACCAGAAGCTGTCACAGTGTCCGATCCAAGAATTCTTTTATACTTTGCACACAGTTATTGGGATATGTATATACCAATATCATTGAgcttaataataatatatatatcgTGATACttctatatttattaatttatttattcataatatatatatatatatatatatatatatatatatatagaattaatATTCCAACCACGTTCACTCACCAACCCTACATTCACCCACCTAGTTAATACGCATTTGATATTGCAAAACTAGATGACAAAGACTATGAAACTAATGGCCATCAAAGAAACTCCATCAACATGCACATGGGCTTGTTCCCTCCCTCATTTCTGAaccatataaaaatttaatacctTCTTCATCCAGCTGAGACATTGATCATTTTGCAGGACACATACaactaattaaaacataaatcaaacTAAATCATGTACCAACAATCTCTTCAGGGAATAAAGTATGCATTAAAATTCAAGGTATTTTAGCACACAACAATCATCACAGCATGGAAGGATCACATAATAAACAAGCCAGACTATATAGGTTAAGTTTATTGCTTCTTGTCCATTACAAATGCTCCATAGACTCCTTAAAATTAAACTTGAATCTATAtaccaacaaaacaaaacaaaaaaaaaaagacacaaaCACGTTCAAACTAACAGCACTCCGCTCCATATAGTCTCAGCAGAAATGCTtcacatatttcttttatagcTCCAATTTGGTACGGAATCTCACACATCATGTATTTCCCCACTTTCAGCTTCTGCTTTTGCATTTTTCCATTGCTCTTGGCGCTGAAACCACATTAAAAAAATGCCCGCCAACACATTAGAATATgccaactatatatatatatatagtcattAATTACTAATTATGTTTAATGATTTCCCTGAGTGATATAAAATGAGTGCAGAGAAAAAGTAGATGTAATTTATTAAGATATAATGATGCATACCAAGTCCAATTGCCTCTGATCCTTTCATTATTCGCAGACGCTTGCATGATTCAACAAACATCCTACAGAAAAATGAAACAGTCATCAAGGTTAATTTTCGACGGTCTGCAGAATCAATATGCATGACTGATTTATGCCTAGTAAAGTATAGATGTTTGTTTCTGATCAAGAGCTCctcaaaaatcacaattttCCATTTGTTGGGCAGCAATTAAAAAAGATTAGTGAATATATAGTTACTGGTTTTATATATCTGCATGTAAGAAATGATTGCATATAATAGCTGCCGATGTTGTTGAATGAAGAACTTACTCCCATGGGACATCACCCACGAGCATCCAGTCACCATCCTTATCTTCATAGGTTGGCACATACTCAGAGCTGTTAAGAAGATCCATCAACTTGCGCTCATTCATGAAGTCTATCATTCCTTGGGCCCCATAATTACCTTCACCAGTTCCAATATAAAAACTTAAGTAAAtaccatgaaaaatatttttatattttagctAATTTACGATCACAGGTAACAATCTGCAATCTTATATCTGAATGTAACAATCTAAACCAACCCGTATACGCATCATTAACATGCATCAAggatttaaaactttatattatatataataaaaagtattccTTTTAGGTCGCTTGTTTTCTATAGGGTTACATACATATAAAATAACGAGGTTTCGACACACTTGCACAAGTGGttggagaagaaagaaataaataagaGAGAAGAGAACTCCATGTAATGAAAAAGAATGAGGAGAAAGAATTTATAGTGCAAGATAGGTGCAGAGAATAGATGGTAAAAAACTAAGCTGCGGTTGATGGTATTATGTGTGTGTCTGCATGACTCTATtgcatattattaatataaattccGGTCACATGGTTGTGTTAAAAGTGGTTTAAATAGAGAGGGGAAAATATGGATCACATGTAGTAGGCGTTATTGTAGTACTAACCCATGGTGAAGGAGCTGAACATTTTCGCCAAGGCATCAGATAACTCTTTGTAGCTTTTGTACATTGTGAGGTCCACCTTGCGAAGATAAGGAGCTCCGTCCATGGAAACTTTGACAAATGCCCCAGAAGCAGTGCTGCTTGTTGTCTTCTCAGCTCCATCCTCGGTGCTAACCTTCTGGCTCATCATGTTCTTTCTGTATGACCTCACTGGTGGCCAACCAACCACTTGAGCCctgaaacatatatatattattccaAATCCCATCAATCTTACATACCTTCCTCATATCTCCCTCTTCTTTATACAACAAGTCGGAAAATTTTATACCTTATGCAAACTCTATATTCCAACATGCaataaagtttaagaaaaatatgtaattagCAGAAAGCACTAAGAAAGTTGGTGTGGAAACATTGTAACTATTAGTTGTTATTAGTAAAGTGAAAAATCAGGTTATATGAAACCAAGCAAGATGTATTCTTGACGCTTAcgatgaagaaagaaaagatttgAGAACAGAAGCATGCAAAAACAAAACTTTAGAAAGCAAAGGGGGAAAATCGCTTACTTAGCCGGTTGTTTGGTAGGATCCTTAAGGAGGGTCTTCTCCTCTGAGGCATTCTTCAGATTGTCGTTGAGATCTTCCTTGGCCTGCAGATTGAGCTTCAGATCAACTGTCTCAGAGAATCCTCTCTTCCCAGTAGCCCTTGGTGTTTCCACCTCAGAGccaccgccgccgccgccgcctccACCGCCAGCACCAGGCAGACCGAGGCAAAGCTCAGTCTCCTTGAGGTTGAGAGCATGGTCCTTTGCCAGCATAGTTGCCATTTGAGGCTTCTCAATGAACTGACACAGCTTAGCAGCagagtatttaaaaaaaaggcaAAGAATAACTGTTGCAGTTTCACCTCTTTGAAAGTGTCTCTCCTTGTTTGTGTAGGTTCCCTCTTTCTTGTGTCCTCTTGTATTGTAATGGTGCTTGGTTTGTTTGGCTATATAGattagaagagagagagagagggagtgATAGCCCTCAATAATATAGGTTTGAGGAACTTGTGCTTGTGGCTGCATGCCTGTGTCATATCATGTTTGGTACGAATTGCATGGTGACACGTGGTGATCTGTGGAACGTTGATCCTTGGGAGGAAAGAATAGGGTAAACTTAACCGACTCTGATCATTTTTGGTGGGAGGTAGTattgttgttgtaatttttgATCACATGCAGAGCACTTGGTGTTGTTAGTTTTCCATCTTGTAGTGTCCTCTGGTTTGAGGACTGGTTACTTAGTTTAGTTATCTAGAATAGTGAATCGTGTATTTCTGTCTTCGCAAGAAGGCAAGCATACGTAATTTCCAAATTTCTTTAGATACCCTTCCCGGCAACCCTGCTTTCACCTGTCAAATTATTGGATCGTTTTTGTAGCTTTGTCtacatttttcttattcttcttaattattatttcaatcaATAAATCTTATATTCCCAACACTGTTCCATTGTTTTCCAAGAAAAGTCATTTTCCTTTCACCttatgttttatatttcaatttaaattaatctcACGTCATTACCAAATAACATCAATATAGATTGGGTAAAGTACTATAGTAGTACCCGCCTttctatatttctatttttaaaaatacctATTTACTAGCTTATCCAAAACTGTTGCATGCACGGatgcatttttctattttaatatacttatattttttatttttctatataaaactTGAGGGATATTTTTTACGTACTTTTATCCTTATTTTGtgactatatttttttttaatttggagaaaaaacaaatttaaattttattattaaaccaTTCAAGcatgatattataattataaaaattaatatgtaatacaaacaaaaaacattacaatataatttaagaataaaacataACTTTAACTCATTCAGACATAAATcatattaactttaaaatattataaatatatttttttagcacaattattcttaaattttaattctataaagtagttattgaaataaataattatatatatacccACTTTGAAGCATtcttaaataagtaaatatttattctattcattaccaaaatttgataaaactaTACTTACGTACTTTGCATAAAAAAACAGCGCACATATTACAAgtacatgtataaataaaaattgccTTGCTCTAGTTGGCCGTTGCAGTGACAGTGATGATGGGTGGCGAAAAAGGCAATAATGGTAACAGTGATGatacaataataatagtagCAAAGTAACAATGATGGTGAGTGATAGTAGCAACTGGGCACTGATGATAACTTTGACTTTGGTgggataaaaaaatgttgaaaaaaatctGGGTCATGATAGGAACTGATGGATTGACAGAAGTAATTAACAACTTATTTAGATGctaaacaaaagaataaattttaaaaagataactAAATACTAGTTAATCTCTCATGAAAAGGAGATAAGATAATAAG from the Vigna angularis cultivar LongXiaoDou No.4 chromosome 3, ASM1680809v1, whole genome shotgun sequence genome contains:
- the LOC108324126 gene encoding auxin-responsive protein IAA14; amino-acid sequence: MQPQAQVPQTYIIEGYHSLSLSLLIYIAKQTKHHYNTRGHKKEGTYTNKERHFQRGETATVILCLFFKYSAAKLCQFIEKPQMATMLAKDHALNLKETELCLGLPGAGGGGGGGGGGSEVETPRATGKRGFSETVDLKLNLQAKEDLNDNLKNASEEKTLLKDPTKQPAKAQVVGWPPVRSYRKNMMSQKVSTEDGAEKTTSSTASGAFVKVSMDGAPYLRKVDLTMYKSYKELSDALAKMFSSFTMGNYGAQGMIDFMNERKLMDLLNSSEYVPTYEDKDGDWMLVGDVPWEMFVESCKRLRIMKGSEAIGLAPRAMEKCKSRS